The following coding sequences are from one Gigantopelta aegis isolate Gae_Host chromosome 15, Gae_host_genome, whole genome shotgun sequence window:
- the LOC121390293 gene encoding mucin-5AC-like codes for MNRFLHQTVAFTCPNILSQAWIAHPTDCQKYYHCLTDGRVFLKSCPSGLVFEPNNKICIWDSTSTSCIENQRQAALDNAISSQIPIMAKKAAIEDTKRPRPTTRKATTTTTTTTTTTTTTTTMRPTTTMKKRILTTVRALLLNTNSKSTPVVTMRQNGSSVTSQEAQERNDSFSTETVTTEQGLSTQMGSDEMSSESNDATTNEPEAKPSTDLLQDSLAQIRDSSLTLSIKDKPTPIELMAPSLAAGTHSVYRRQISSSENSIEDNNSNKPPSIPKVACSSAFAYVVDPTNCDTFYHCNNWRPFEKRCPPGLYFDSDNLVCNWPHNVNCVEGYRAKTYFAFSYRRRHRPQSQNFVIKPREPKTMAPKVDLETQPPVEEFTSTTMMPEVETTLVEETTTQVEDTTTATGRIPFLETVESDVTKMKPYQENDKTESVLPSEISETYKTTPAMDDFTETQKVHYRQTSERPTESVTSGLIRSIWDAMTGGTSSLKTSAPDNKSDNGADDDQPGYHFTANIGNNNTDVNVTANGHDFTVSPIHDDSTKYFEYESTLMKKSGSTPVRNDAPIPHSYFIGDRYAEDQRSVYARDYPNVEDVEIEKFMLKILNDAIKEKHVESRDVSDAEENLVDGNLKETVDIKKGEQTLDEADGDSWLLMKDTKQDFKATGKLVKPGEDDYESSGDAENFYSENSERTLTGIIMKDEAVHTKNNKDTTLKKADSDNVIAVDSADDKEYLKAEDIVNVTSQAIVTSTPNLVTEDDNITIAIESNMTTLDMNLVTTVVTAEITNSTMEPEVTTTTLQPAVSNKTDNSLTNSTEVDSLSTNSTELDNSSTNSTELDNPSTNSTKLDNSSTNSTELDNSSITSTEIDDSSSSSTELKDSSTNSTELDVPTKYVANDEGISNGDVVDENVTNVTDNQDAASTNSSSSSETDQVDASNDTSSTDSVDASETVTETSVETTDETPKNETQTLKNETEIQTNEKETPKNETETAKNETEIQKKEMEAQKNETEVFQDESVATVNATTCQE; via the exons ATGAATAGAT TTCTGCATCAAACGGTAGCGTTCACCTGCCCGAATATCTTAAGCCAGGCCTGGATCGCTCACCCTACTGACTGCCAGAAATACTACCACTGCCTCACTGACGGCCGAGTCTTCCTGAAATCCTGCCCTTCAGGTCTTGTCTTCGAGCCCAACAATAAAATTTGCATCTGGGACTCCACTTCGACATCCTGCATCGAGAACCAACGTCAGGCTGCTTTGGACAACGCCATTTCGTCCCAGATTCCAATCATGGCGAAGAAAGCTGCTATAGAGGACACCAAACGTCCAAGGCCAACTACAAGGAAAGCGacaactacaactaccactacaacGACGACCACAACCACTACGACCACGATGAGGCCGACAACGACGATGAAGAAGAGGATTTTGACGACAGTGAGGGCCTTGCTATTGAACACCAACTCTAAAAGTACCCCAGTTGTGACAATGCGACAAAATGGCAGCTCTGTGACGTCACAGGAAGCACAAGAACGCAATGACTCTTTCTCCACCGAAACCGTAACCACGGAACAAGGTTTGTCCACGCAGATGGGAAGTGACGAAATGTCCAGCGAAAGCAATGATGCAACTACGAATGAGCCAGAAGCGAAACCATCCACCGATCTTCTCCAAGACTCTCTGGCCCAGATACGAGACTCCAGCCTGACACTGTCTATCAAGGATAAACCGACACCTATAGAACTGATGGCCCCCAGTCTAGCCGCAGGGACACACAGCGTGTACAGACGACAGATTTCCTCATCCGAGAATT CCATTGAagacaacaacagcaacaagcCACCATCGATCCCCAAGGTGGCGTGTTCATCAGCGTTTGCCTACGTCGTCGACCCCACCAACTGCGACACCTTCTACCACTGCAACAACTGGAGGCCCTTTGAGAAGAGATGCCCACCTG GTCTGTATTTCGATTCTGACAACCTCGTCTGCAACTGGCCTCACAACGTCAACTGCGTGGAAGGGTATCGCGCTAAGACCTACTTCGCCTTCTCTTACCGTCGGAGACACCGCCCCCAGTCGCAGAATTTCGTCATCAAACCCCGAGAACCAAAAACCATGGCACCCAAGGTGGATCTGGAGACACAGCCCCCTGTGGAGGAATTTACCAGCACCACGATGATGCCAGAGGTGGAGACAACTCTCGTAGAAGAAACAACAACTCAGGTTGAAGATACAACAACCGCTACAGGAAGAATACCTTTCCTTGAGACAGTCGAAAGTGACGTGACGAAGATGAAGCCATATCAGGAGAATGACAAGACTGAGTCAGTTTTACCATCTGAGATAAGCGAGACTTACAAAACGACCCCAGCCATGGACGATTTCACCGAGACGCAGAAGGTCCATTACCGCCAGACGTCCGAGAGACCAACTGAATCTGTTACCTCTGGTTTGATTCGAAGCATCTGGGACGCCATGACCGGAGGTACGTCATCACTAAAGACATCGGCGCCAGACAATAAAAGTGATAATGGTGCTGATGATGATCAACCCGGATATCATTTCACGGCTAACATTGGCAACAACAACACCGACGTCAACGTCACGGCAAATGGTCACGACTTCACCGTATCGCCCATCCACGACGATTCGACGAAGTATTTCGAATACGAAAGCACACTGATGAAGAAGAGTGGGTCCACGCCAGTCCGCAATGATGCTCCGATTCCTCATTCTTACTTCATTGGCGACAGATACGCCGAAGACCAGCGATCAGTCTACGCCAGAGACTACCCCAATGTTGAGGATGTAGAAATTGAGAAGTTCATGCTGAAGATTCTTAATGATGCCATCAAGGAGAAACACGTCGAGTCCAGGGATGTTTCAGATGCTGAGGAAAACTTGGTGGACGGAAACCTCAAGGAAACCGTTGATATCAAGAAAGGGGAGCAGACTCTGGACGAGGCAGACGGAGACAGCTGGCTCCTGATGAAGGACACGAAGCAAGACTTCAAGGCTACGGGTAAGCTGGTGAAGCCCGGCGAGGATGATTATGAATCATCTGGAGATGCTGAGAATTTCTATAGCGAGAATAGCGAGAGGACACTCACAGGCATTATCATGAAGGACGAGGCAGTGCATACGAAAAACAACAAGGACACTACACTGAAGAAGGCAGATTCTGACAATGTGATTGCCGTAGATAGTGCTGACGATAAAGAGTATTTGAAGGCAGAAGATATTGTCAATGTAACCAGTCAAGCAATAGTCACATCAACTCCAAATTTAGTAACCGAAGATGACAACATCACAATAGCAATTGAAAGCAATATGACAACATTGGATATGAATTTAGTGACCACAGTTGTTACTGCTGAAATAACCAATTCAACAATGGAACCAGAAGTTACAACCACCACTCTTCAACCAGCAGTCAGTAACAAAACAGACAATTCATTGACAAACTCTACAGAAGTAGACAGTTTGTCAACCAACTCAACTGAATTAGACAATTCATCAACCAACTCAACAGAATTAGACAATCCATCAACCAACTCTACAAAATTAGATAATTCATCAACCAACTCTACAGAATTAGACAATTCATCGATTACCTCTACAGAGATAGATGATTCGTCAAGCAGTTCTACAGAATTAAAGGATTCCTCAACCAACTCTACAGAATTAGATGTACCTACAAAATATGTTGCTAATGATGAAGGAATATCTAATGGAGATGTGGTGGATGAAAACGTCACCAATGTCACAGACAATCAAGACGCTGCTTCAACAAATTCTTCCAGTTCTTCTGAAACTGATCAAGTAGATGCATCTAATGATACCAGCAGTACAGATAGTGTTGATGCTTCCGAGACTGTGACAGAAACAAGTGTTGAAACAACAGACGAAACGCCAAAGAATGAAACACAAACATTGAAAAATGAAACAGAAATACAAACTAATGAAAAGGAAACACCAAAAAATGAAACAGAAACAGCAAAAAATGAAACGGAAAtacaaaagaaggaaatggaAGCACAGAAGAATGAAACGGAAGTCTTTCAAGACGAAAGTGTAGCTACAGTAAACGCCACCACTTGTCAAGAGTGA